A single region of the Longimicrobium sp. genome encodes:
- a CDS encoding PadR family transcriptional regulator, with product MSADSPLGTFEEHVMLAVVRTRDDAYGMAVRREIERVTDREVTIGAVYATLDRLEAKGLLGSGRTTGEGSRRVFAVTTRGASALAETRAMRERLWQGVDLSRLLAGASS from the coding sequence GTGAGCGCTGACTCGCCACTGGGCACCTTTGAGGAGCACGTTATGCTCGCCGTCGTCCGCACGCGCGACGATGCGTACGGGATGGCGGTGCGGCGTGAGATCGAGCGGGTGACGGACCGCGAGGTGACGATCGGGGCGGTGTACGCAACGCTCGACCGGCTGGAGGCGAAGGGGCTGCTGGGCTCCGGCCGTACCACGGGCGAGGGGTCGCGCCGCGTCTTCGCCGTCACCACGCGCGGCGCATCCGCGCTCGCGGAGACGCGGGCCATGCGCGAGCGGCTCTGGCAGGGCGTGGACCTGAGCCGGCTGCTGGCGGGTGCGTCCTCCTAA
- a CDS encoding PadR family transcriptional regulator: MAPSSQSDVLRGTIDLLVLKTLALQPTHGWGIGQRIQQVTGGELEVNQGSLYPALQRLEHSGLIESEWGSTENNRRARYYSLTAVGRAALGDETESWRRFAAAVEVVLRTS; encoded by the coding sequence ATGGCACCCTCCTCACAGTCCGACGTACTGCGCGGCACGATCGACCTGCTCGTGCTCAAGACGCTCGCCCTGCAGCCGACGCACGGGTGGGGGATCGGGCAGCGCATCCAGCAGGTGACCGGGGGCGAGCTGGAGGTCAACCAGGGATCGCTGTATCCCGCGCTTCAGCGGCTGGAGCACAGCGGGCTGATCGAGAGCGAGTGGGGGAGCACCGAGAACAACCGGCGCGCCCGCTACTACTCGCTGACCGCCGTCGGCCGCGCCGCGCTGGGCGACGAGACCGAGAGCTGGCGCCGCTTCGCCGCCGCGGTCGAAGTCGTCCTCCGTACCTCCTGA
- a CDS encoding nuclear transport factor 2 family protein: MRRVALVLILLLAAVLPARAQQPTDREQVRRAAMDYIEGFYEGDSTKLVRSVSPNVRKNGYARGRTETAYRPSTMPYEGFMRYAAGVRAGRGGPPPNAPRDIVIYDVQDQTASVKVTAWWGTDYLLLGKENGRWMITHVLWQSPPR; this comes from the coding sequence ATGCGTCGTGTCGCACTCGTCCTGATCCTACTCCTCGCCGCGGTCCTTCCCGCGCGCGCGCAGCAGCCCACCGACCGCGAGCAGGTGCGGCGGGCGGCGATGGACTACATCGAAGGCTTCTACGAAGGAGATAGCACCAAGCTGGTGCGCAGCGTGTCGCCGAACGTGCGCAAGAACGGGTATGCGCGCGGCCGCACCGAGACGGCGTACCGGCCATCGACCATGCCGTACGAGGGCTTCATGCGCTACGCCGCGGGCGTGCGGGCCGGACGCGGCGGCCCGCCCCCGAACGCGCCGCGCGACATCGTCATCTACGACGTGCAGGACCAGACGGCGAGCGTCAAGGTGACCGCGTGGTGGGGGACGGACTACCTGCTGCTGGGCAAGGAGAACGGCCGCTGGATGATCACGCACGTGCTCTGGCAGAGTCCGCCGCGCTGA
- a CDS encoding ADOP family duplicated permease, whose translation MPRTNSDLPRIPAALLRLLLPYAERDEVLGDLAAEHRERVRSQGRRAAGRWVWRQVLASAPELAGRGWWRGWNGFEPRANWDQPRGAMFQDWGQDVKFSLRRLRKRPTYTALTVLTLALGVAGTAAVYGIARRLLLEPLPVKAEQEVAVFWAEGGWSEAEFLQLRPMIQGFQHLAAFRARDVPMQLGDAPAQLVKGVAGTAELFQVLGVRPSVGPGFRPGDDRNTAEPVAVLSHSLWRELGANPSIVGEQIELGGVKRTVVGVMPRGFWFPDPTVRVWLAEQLDPEDGSGNWGLIGRMRPGTRMDRMGPELARVMKLMHAQFDYPEGEWDKRVNPTLTPLRDRLVGDIRPAVLATFAAMAVILLIASVNVAALMLGQVDSRGTELAVRSALGAGRRRLLIQLVVESLVIGAMAGVMGALMALAGFKFLAAALPLGALAEAATIDWGLLAAAIGIALAAATAVAMVPGFSVARSDLQSRLTRTRTGGIGGRGGRVESGLVVAQVALVLLMVAGAGLLIRSVRNLRAIDPGVRVEGLAVLDVVMPSATEPARRPQVMRELLDALRALPGVEAAAATQHLPLRGSGDNWGLAVQRQPQLEDANTAFRVVSPDYFRTMGIPVRSGRGLLETDRDAAATEGAVVINQALADKFFPGRDPLGEMIGFTERWDRVVGVVGNAAEADLKPEPVPARYMTYEQALFLLPGQTVVIRMRGGRDPAAILDPARRAIQRALPQVAIQDQTTMANVFDRAIGPARQVMSLLTLLGMVALALGTIGVYGVVSHLVTRRKRDWGIRIALGMQPAHVVRHIVGRGGTLVGAGIVLGLIGFLVLARLLGSLLYGVGTADPLSLLSATAILLGAGLLAAFLPARRASRIDPAHVLREQ comes from the coding sequence ATGCCCCGCACCAATTCCGATCTCCCGCGCATCCCCGCCGCGCTGCTGCGTCTGCTGCTGCCGTACGCGGAGCGCGACGAGGTGCTGGGCGACCTGGCGGCGGAGCACCGGGAGCGCGTGCGGTCGCAGGGAAGGCGGGCGGCGGGGCGGTGGGTGTGGCGGCAGGTGCTGGCCTCCGCGCCGGAGCTGGCGGGGCGGGGATGGTGGCGCGGCTGGAACGGGTTCGAGCCGCGGGCGAACTGGGATCAACCGAGGGGGGCCATGTTCCAGGACTGGGGTCAAGACGTGAAGTTCTCGCTGCGCCGCCTGCGGAAGCGCCCCACCTACACGGCGCTCACGGTGCTCACCCTCGCGCTGGGCGTGGCGGGGACGGCGGCGGTGTACGGCATCGCCAGGCGCCTGCTGCTGGAGCCGCTCCCCGTCAAGGCGGAGCAGGAGGTCGCCGTGTTCTGGGCCGAGGGCGGCTGGTCCGAGGCCGAGTTCCTCCAGCTTCGCCCCATGATCCAGGGCTTCCAGCACCTGGCCGCCTTCCGCGCGCGTGACGTGCCGATGCAGCTCGGCGACGCGCCGGCGCAGTTGGTGAAGGGGGTCGCCGGGACGGCGGAGCTCTTCCAGGTGCTGGGCGTGAGGCCATCGGTGGGCCCGGGCTTCCGGCCGGGCGACGACCGCAACACGGCCGAGCCCGTGGCGGTGCTCAGCCATTCGCTCTGGCGCGAGCTGGGCGCGAACCCGTCCATCGTCGGCGAGCAGATCGAGCTGGGCGGCGTCAAGCGCACCGTGGTCGGGGTGATGCCGCGCGGCTTCTGGTTTCCCGATCCCACCGTGCGTGTATGGCTCGCGGAACAGCTCGATCCCGAGGACGGGAGCGGCAACTGGGGGCTGATCGGCCGGATGCGCCCCGGCACGCGCATGGACCGCATGGGCCCCGAGCTCGCGCGCGTCATGAAGCTGATGCACGCGCAGTTCGACTATCCCGAGGGCGAGTGGGACAAGCGGGTAAACCCCACGCTGACCCCGCTGCGCGACCGCCTCGTGGGCGACATCCGGCCCGCGGTGCTGGCAACGTTCGCGGCGATGGCGGTCATCCTCCTCATCGCGAGCGTCAACGTGGCGGCGCTGATGCTGGGGCAGGTCGACAGCCGCGGGACGGAGCTGGCGGTGCGCAGCGCGCTGGGTGCCGGCCGGCGGCGGCTGCTGATCCAGCTCGTGGTGGAGTCGCTGGTGATCGGGGCGATGGCGGGTGTGATGGGGGCGCTGATGGCGCTGGCGGGCTTCAAGTTCCTGGCCGCCGCCCTGCCCCTCGGCGCGCTCGCCGAGGCCGCCACCATCGACTGGGGCCTGCTCGCGGCGGCCATCGGCATCGCGCTGGCGGCGGCGACGGCGGTGGCGATGGTGCCCGGCTTCTCGGTGGCGCGCAGCGACCTGCAGTCGCGGCTCACGAGGACGCGCACGGGCGGGATCGGCGGGCGCGGAGGGCGCGTGGAGAGCGGGCTGGTGGTGGCGCAGGTGGCGCTCGTGCTGCTGATGGTAGCCGGCGCCGGCCTGCTGATCCGCAGCGTGCGGAACCTGCGCGCCATCGATCCGGGCGTGCGGGTGGAGGGGCTCGCCGTGCTGGACGTGGTGATGCCCTCCGCCACCGAGCCCGCGCGCCGTCCGCAGGTGATGCGCGAGCTGCTGGACGCCCTGCGCGCCCTCCCCGGCGTGGAGGCAGCGGCGGCGACGCAGCATCTTCCTCTGCGTGGCTCCGGCGACAACTGGGGGCTCGCCGTCCAGCGCCAGCCGCAGCTGGAGGACGCCAACACCGCCTTCCGCGTGGTATCGCCGGACTACTTCCGCACGATGGGAATTCCGGTGCGCAGCGGGCGCGGGCTGCTCGAGACGGACCGCGACGCCGCGGCCACCGAGGGCGCGGTGGTCATCAACCAGGCGCTGGCGGACAAGTTCTTCCCCGGGCGCGACCCGCTCGGGGAGATGATCGGCTTCACCGAGCGCTGGGACCGCGTGGTGGGCGTGGTGGGGAACGCGGCCGAAGCGGATCTCAAGCCCGAGCCGGTGCCCGCGCGCTACATGACGTACGAGCAGGCGCTCTTCCTCCTTCCCGGCCAGACGGTGGTCATCCGCATGCGCGGCGGGCGCGATCCGGCCGCCATCCTGGACCCAGCGCGCCGCGCCATCCAGCGCGCCCTGCCGCAGGTCGCCATCCAGGACCAGACGACGATGGCCAACGTCTTCGACCGCGCCATCGGCCCCGCGCGCCAGGTGATGTCGCTGCTCACCCTCCTGGGCATGGTCGCGCTGGCGCTGGGCACGATCGGTGTCTACGGCGTCGTCTCGCACCTGGTGACGCGCCGCAAGCGGGACTGGGGCATCCGCATCGCGCTCGGAATGCAGCCGGCGCACGTGGTCCGCCACATCGTGGGGCGCGGCGGCACGCTGGTGGGCGCCGGCATCGTGCTGGGGCTGATCGGCTTTCTGGTGCTGGCCCGCCTCCTCGGCAGCCTGCTGTACGGCGTCGGCACCGCGGACCCGCTCTCGCTCCTCAGCGCGACGGCGATCCTGCTGGGAGCCGGGCTGCTGGCGGCGTTTCTTCCCGCGCGGCGCGCCAGCCGGATCGATCCCGCGCACGTGCTGCGCGAGCAATGA
- a CDS encoding ABC transporter permease, translating into MSWMKGAAARLRSLARPGGSDARMDEEFRFHIEMETEKNVRAGMSPREARRRAMIAFGGVERHREGMRNGRGLSLLRDAVRDAGYAARTLARSPGFTLVAVLTVSLGVGVTTALFSVVNALLLKPLPVHEPGRLFTVQEERVGRVHSGAEGTSMPYERYLAYRAATTRVFSGLAAHRYLNLSVRTGSGAVPAGAMVASANYFQVLGLRPAAGRFFTADTEPTAVLSHRFWRERFGSDPAVVGKVVVLNGTPFTVAGVAPRGFDGTITGMVTEVWMPFEAYRAAARAGSFEDWVVPFGRLSGGVERAAAAARVAAVAKSIPPEEPHTKVFGAELEQMTGLPGNARRPLAGFLGMLLATGALVLLIASANIAGMLLARAVARRREVAVRLAIGAGRGRLVRQLVTESLVLFLAGGVGGMLLALAVTRAFGRIDFPVAERIVFEVTPDLRVLAFSLAIAAATGIGFGLVPALQATRAELLPGLKEGASHLATGRVRGRSLFVAAQLAMAVLLMVIAGLFARTLRHGLAVDPGFQPEDVLVSTTDLGPHGYDEARGRDFYRQLTDRVRALPGVQSAGLTDIALLAGSSHGEDVEAFTPGAAEPRRVNVSMAVVDAGYFRTLHIPMATGRAITDADRPGSPRVVVVNQRLAAQLWPGENPLGKRLRKGTEEWEVVGVARDGKYASVSEEPRAFAFFPFAQSYSPRMVLHVRGGGAGLHETIRREVRALDPDVAVENQTALASMVGLTLLPQRVAAILVGVLGVLGLALAGIGVYGVLAYQVAQRTREFGIRLALGASARDVMRLVVGRGALLAAGGAAVGLLMAAGITRFLRSFLIGVSPLDPLTFGGVAVTLAAVALLASYLPARRAVRVDPMQALRAE; encoded by the coding sequence ATGAGCTGGATGAAAGGAGCGGCCGCCCGCCTGCGTTCGCTGGCGCGCCCCGGCGGCAGCGACGCGCGGATGGACGAGGAGTTCCGCTTCCACATCGAGATGGAGACGGAGAAGAACGTGCGCGCCGGAATGAGCCCGCGCGAGGCACGGCGCCGGGCGATGATCGCGTTCGGCGGGGTGGAGCGGCACCGCGAGGGGATGCGCAACGGGCGCGGGCTGTCGTTGCTGCGCGATGCGGTGCGCGACGCGGGCTACGCCGCGCGCACACTGGCCCGCAGCCCCGGCTTCACACTCGTCGCGGTGCTCACGGTTTCACTGGGCGTGGGGGTGACGACGGCTCTGTTCAGCGTCGTCAACGCGCTCCTGCTCAAGCCGCTCCCCGTGCACGAGCCCGGACGGCTCTTCACCGTGCAGGAGGAGCGGGTGGGACGGGTGCACAGCGGCGCGGAGGGGACCTCCATGCCCTACGAGCGCTACCTGGCCTACCGCGCGGCGACGACCAGAGTCTTCAGCGGATTGGCGGCCCACCGCTACCTCAACCTGTCGGTGCGCACGGGGAGCGGCGCCGTGCCGGCGGGGGCGATGGTCGCGTCGGCGAACTACTTCCAGGTGCTGGGGCTGCGGCCGGCGGCGGGGCGCTTCTTCACGGCGGATACCGAGCCCACCGCGGTGCTGAGCCACCGCTTCTGGCGCGAGCGGTTCGGCAGCGATCCGGCGGTGGTGGGTAAGGTCGTGGTGCTGAACGGAACGCCCTTCACCGTGGCGGGCGTGGCGCCGCGCGGCTTCGACGGCACCATAACCGGGATGGTGACCGAGGTGTGGATGCCGTTCGAGGCGTACCGCGCCGCCGCGCGCGCCGGCTCATTCGAGGACTGGGTGGTGCCGTTTGGGCGGCTGTCTGGCGGGGTGGAGCGGGCCGCCGCCGCGGCGCGCGTGGCGGCGGTGGCGAAGTCCATCCCGCCCGAGGAGCCGCACACGAAGGTGTTCGGCGCGGAGCTGGAGCAGATGACGGGGCTCCCCGGCAACGCGCGGCGCCCCCTGGCCGGCTTCCTGGGGATGCTGCTGGCGACGGGGGCGCTGGTGCTCCTCATCGCCAGCGCCAACATCGCGGGGATGCTGCTGGCGCGCGCCGTGGCCCGCAGGCGCGAGGTGGCGGTGCGGCTGGCGATCGGAGCTGGACGCGGACGCCTCGTGCGGCAGCTGGTGACCGAGAGCCTGGTGCTCTTTCTGGCGGGCGGTGTGGGCGGGATGCTGCTGGCCCTCGCCGTGACGCGCGCGTTCGGGCGCATCGACTTTCCGGTGGCGGAGCGCATCGTCTTCGAAGTCACGCCGGACCTGCGCGTTCTCGCCTTCTCGCTCGCCATCGCGGCTGCGACGGGAATCGGGTTCGGGCTGGTGCCGGCGCTGCAGGCGACGCGCGCGGAGCTCCTTCCCGGGTTGAAGGAAGGGGCGTCGCACCTCGCGACGGGGCGAGTTCGGGGTCGCAGTCTGTTCGTGGCGGCGCAGCTCGCGATGGCGGTGCTGCTGATGGTGATCGCCGGGCTGTTCGCGCGCACGCTGCGGCACGGGCTGGCCGTGGACCCCGGCTTCCAGCCCGAGGACGTGCTCGTCTCGACCACCGACCTGGGTCCGCACGGCTACGACGAAGCTCGCGGCCGTGACTTCTATCGGCAGCTCACCGATCGCGTGCGCGCCCTGCCCGGCGTGCAGAGCGCGGGGCTCACCGACATCGCGCTCCTCGCCGGCTCCAGCCACGGCGAGGACGTGGAGGCCTTCACCCCCGGCGCCGCCGAGCCCCGACGCGTGAACGTCTCGATGGCGGTGGTGGACGCGGGCTACTTCCGCACCCTGCACATCCCGATGGCCACGGGCCGCGCGATCACGGATGCGGACCGGCCCGGCTCGCCGCGCGTGGTGGTGGTGAACCAGCGGCTCGCGGCGCAGCTCTGGCCCGGCGAGAACCCGCTGGGGAAGCGGCTGCGCAAGGGCACCGAGGAGTGGGAGGTGGTCGGCGTGGCGCGCGATGGCAAGTACGCCTCCGTGAGCGAGGAGCCGCGCGCCTTCGCCTTCTTCCCCTTCGCGCAGTCGTACTCGCCGCGCATGGTGCTGCACGTACGTGGCGGCGGCGCGGGGCTGCACGAGACGATCCGCCGCGAGGTGCGCGCCCTCGATCCCGACGTCGCGGTCGAGAACCAGACGGCGCTCGCCTCGATGGTGGGCCTGACCCTTCTTCCGCAGCGCGTGGCGGCGATCCTGGTGGGGGTGCTCGGAGTGCTGGGGCTGGCGCTGGCGGGGATCGGGGTGTACGGCGTGCTGGCGTACCAGGTGGCACAGCGCACGCGCGAGTTCGGCATCCGCCTGGCGCTGGGCGCATCCGCGCGCGACGTGATGCGGCTGGTGGTGGGCCGCGGAGCCCTGCTCGCCGCGGGCGGTGCCGCCGTGGGCCTCCTGATGGCGGCGGGGATCACGCGCTTCCTGCGCAGCTTCCTCATCGGCGTCAGCCCGCTCGACCCGCTCACCTTCGGGGGCGTCGCGGTCACCCTGGCGGCGGTGGCGCTCCTGGCCAGCTATCTCCCCGCCCGCCGCGCCGTGCGTGTGGATCCCATGCAGGCACTACGCGCGGAGTAA